The following are from one region of the Flavobacteriaceae bacterium UJ101 genome:
- the lpxL|htrB gene encoding kdo(2)-lipid IV(A) lauroyltransferase (KEGG: cpi:Cpin_0949 KDO2-lipid IV(A) lauroyltransferase), with amino-acid sequence MEKIIYYCILGLSRLPFRILYMISDISFVVNYYIIHYRKKIITENIANSFPEKSKSEQKKIAKKFYRNLSDYLVENIKGLTISKEELNKRMLFTNIEELNINGGRNVTILSGHVFNFEWYLSFMLRVENYEGFHYVYKPLRSKFINDKVNQLRRKFNAEGIPSKLTLRKVVAIPNDGKHMLYFLSDQSPKKENIQYSLRFLNQDTAVYRGYEDIVNKYNQIPVYADTVKIKRGYYKTTLYKIEPENGAKFEKNELVDAFYEHLTKTIQRNPDNWLWSHKRWKLKKGIDF; translated from the coding sequence ATGGAAAAAATTATCTACTATTGTATTTTGGGACTTTCCAGATTGCCTTTCAGAATATTGTATATGATATCCGATATTTCTTTTGTTGTAAATTATTACATTATCCATTACAGAAAGAAAATTATTACTGAAAATATAGCCAATTCATTTCCTGAAAAATCAAAATCAGAACAGAAAAAAATAGCAAAAAAATTCTATAGAAATTTATCTGATTATTTAGTTGAAAATATAAAAGGTCTGACGATCTCTAAAGAGGAATTGAATAAGCGTATGCTTTTTACTAATATTGAAGAGCTTAACATAAATGGAGGTAGGAATGTAACCATTTTATCAGGTCATGTGTTCAATTTTGAGTGGTATTTATCATTTATGCTACGAGTAGAGAATTACGAAGGATTTCATTATGTATATAAACCCCTTCGAAGTAAGTTTATAAATGATAAAGTTAATCAGTTAAGAAGAAAGTTTAATGCAGAAGGAATTCCTTCAAAATTAACTTTACGAAAAGTAGTAGCAATTCCGAATGATGGAAAACATATGTTATACTTTTTATCAGATCAAAGTCCTAAAAAAGAAAACATTCAGTATTCATTACGATTTTTAAATCAAGATACTGCAGTTTATAGGGGTTATGAGGATATTGTAAACAAATACAATCAAATTCCCGTATATGCTGATACAGTAAAAATAAAAAGAGGTTATTACAAGACAACGTTATATAAGATTGAACCTGAAAATGGGGCTAAATTTGAAAAGAATGAATTGGTTGATGCGTTTTATGAGCATTTAACCAAGACCATTCAACGTAATCCTGATAATTGGTTATGGTCCCATAAGCGTTGGAAATTAAAAAAAGGAATTGATTTTTGA
- a CDS encoding kdo(2)-lipid IV(A) lauroyltransferase (KEGG: fbr:FBFL15_1230 KDO2-lipid IV(A) lauroyltransferase), whose amino-acid sequence MDRLIYLVFIFISILPFKLLYLFSDLFFFINHYIIRYRKDIIQNNLKNSFPEKSQKEINQIHKKFNRNFTDYVFESIKGLTVDPNELEKRVVCENPELIKEYTNTGKNLMALSGHVFNFEWYPFFAKNIQGFDGLYFIYKPLKNKYLNRKVNELRSRFNGTGISAKETYRTIAQIPNNGKHLFYFLTDQSPNKHKAKYFIDFMNQETAVFKGFEDIVRKYNHNVLFIDGIKDRRGHYRMILREIKPDNGETFEEGEMLKKYFELLTITLKRNPDNWLWSHKRWKYTKKDVEELRC is encoded by the coding sequence ATGGATCGACTCATTTATTTAGTTTTCATTTTTATATCAATACTTCCGTTTAAGTTATTGTATTTATTTTCAGATTTGTTTTTTTTCATTAATCATTATATAATTCGTTATAGAAAAGATATAATTCAAAATAATTTAAAGAATTCTTTTCCTGAGAAGTCACAAAAAGAAATTAATCAAATACATAAAAAATTCAATCGAAATTTTACAGACTATGTTTTTGAAAGTATAAAAGGTCTTACTGTAGATCCAAATGAATTAGAAAAAAGAGTTGTATGTGAAAATCCAGAATTGATTAAAGAATATACCAATACAGGAAAAAATTTAATGGCTCTATCAGGTCATGTATTTAATTTTGAATGGTATCCTTTTTTTGCAAAAAATATACAAGGTTTTGATGGATTGTATTTTATTTACAAGCCCCTTAAAAACAAGTATTTGAATCGAAAAGTAAATGAGCTGAGATCTCGTTTTAATGGAACAGGTATTTCAGCGAAAGAAACCTATCGTACTATTGCTCAAATTCCTAATAATGGGAAACATTTGTTTTATTTTTTAACCGATCAAAGTCCTAATAAACATAAAGCAAAATATTTTATTGATTTTATGAATCAAGAAACAGCTGTTTTTAAAGGTTTTGAAGATATTGTAAGAAAATATAATCATAATGTATTATTTATAGATGGAATAAAAGATCGTAGAGGACATTATCGAATGATTTTAAGAGAGATAAAACCTGATAATGGAGAAACATTTGAAGAAGGAGAGATGTTGAAAAAATATTTTGAACTCTTAACCATTACCTTAAAGAGAAACCCCGATAATTGGTTGTGGTCGCATAAAAGATGGAAGTATACTAAGAAAGATGTTGAAGAACTTCGTTGTTAA
- a CDS encoding DNA helicase (DNA helicase; Belongs to the helicase family. RecQ subfamily; Contains 1 helicase ATP-binding domain; Contains 1 helicase C-terminal domain; Contains 1 HRDC domain.; KEGG: hin:HI0728 ATP-dependent DNA helicase RecQ), with translation MNKPTPISILKQYWNYDQFRPFQEEIIQSIINQNDTLGLLATGGGKSICFQVPGMFFEGITLVITPLIALMKDQVEGLQKRNIQARYISSELSYKEIDQILDKCIYDAVKFLYIAPERIQTEIFQVRVQKMPVSQIVIDEAHCISQWGNDFRPSYLKINSLRDFFPKTPFLALTATATPKVVLDIQQQLDFKKNHVIKSSFERKNLTFQVFHTENKLHKLVELLKNKNESAIIYVRSRRNTKEIAEYLNSYAISSDFYHAGLSSKEKNNKEHAWKTEKTPVIVSTNAFGMGIDKSTVRTVIHYDLPDTIEAYYQEAGRAGRDLKPAHCILLYNDQYDFEKTKNRLIMSYPTQKEYQQIVTLLFNYTQVAIGELPDRTFEIDLKQFEKKLDISLLKIHHTLEFLHRSGILIFKRNEHKSTLKINAHPKSIENYPLLNLLVRSYPGILSQLKRINEYELAQTLNIRYKKVFQALHTYQLQNIVEYHPALSNLIIFLEQRDDAHIKNRLWKKFEAFIHNKAQMQAKMLQYPKSTQCRMQFILAYFGEITPTVCSRCDNCNRSPRIFLENIL, from the coding sequence ATGAATAAACCTACTCCAATATCTATTTTAAAGCAATATTGGAACTATGATCAATTCAGACCTTTCCAAGAAGAAATCATACAATCCATTATTAATCAAAATGATACATTAGGGCTTTTAGCTACAGGAGGAGGAAAATCAATTTGTTTTCAAGTGCCCGGAATGTTTTTTGAAGGTATTACTTTAGTAATCACTCCTTTAATTGCTTTAATGAAAGATCAAGTTGAAGGGTTACAGAAACGAAATATTCAAGCTCGATACATAAGTTCTGAACTTTCTTATAAAGAAATTGATCAAATTTTAGATAAATGTATTTATGATGCTGTTAAGTTTCTATATATAGCTCCAGAACGAATTCAAACTGAAATTTTTCAAGTTCGTGTACAAAAAATGCCTGTTTCTCAAATCGTAATTGATGAAGCACATTGTATCTCTCAATGGGGAAACGATTTCAGACCTTCTTATTTGAAGATTAATTCATTACGTGATTTTTTTCCTAAAACTCCTTTCTTAGCATTAACAGCAACAGCTACTCCAAAGGTTGTTTTAGATATACAACAACAACTTGATTTTAAAAAGAATCATGTTATTAAAAGTTCTTTTGAACGAAAGAATTTAACTTTTCAAGTCTTTCATACAGAAAACAAACTACATAAGTTAGTTGAACTTTTGAAAAATAAAAATGAGTCAGCCATCATCTATGTTCGAAGTCGTAGAAATACTAAAGAAATTGCAGAATATTTAAATAGCTATGCCATTTCCTCTGATTTTTACCATGCTGGGTTAAGTAGTAAAGAAAAAAATAATAAAGAGCATGCTTGGAAAACAGAAAAAACACCTGTTATTGTTTCTACTAATGCTTTTGGTATGGGAATCGACAAATCGACTGTTCGAACCGTAATACATTATGATTTACCCGACACTATAGAGGCATATTATCAAGAAGCGGGACGTGCAGGACGTGATCTAAAACCTGCACATTGTATTCTTTTATATAATGACCAGTACGATTTTGAAAAAACCAAAAATCGTTTAATTATGAGTTATCCAACTCAAAAAGAATATCAACAAATTGTAACATTACTTTTTAATTATACACAAGTTGCTATCGGAGAACTTCCAGATCGCACTTTTGAAATTGATTTAAAACAATTTGAAAAAAAATTAGATATCTCCTTATTAAAAATTCATCATACATTAGAGTTTTTACACCGATCGGGTATTTTAATTTTTAAAAGAAATGAACATAAAAGTACATTGAAAATTAATGCTCATCCCAAAAGTATTGAGAATTATCCTCTATTAAATTTATTGGTAAGGTCTTATCCCGGAATTTTATCTCAACTAAAAAGAATTAATGAATATGAGTTAGCTCAAACACTAAACATTCGTTATAAAAAAGTTTTTCAAGCACTCCATACTTATCAATTACAAAATATTGTAGAGTATCACCCAGCATTATCTAATTTGATCATCTTTTTAGAACAACGCGATGATGCTCATATTAAAAATAGACTTTGGAAAAAATTTGAAGCTTTTATACACAATAAGGCACAAATGCAAGCTAAAATGCTTCAATATCCTAAAAGTACACAATGTAGAATGCAATTTATATTAGCGTATTTTGGTGAAATTACACCTACTGTTTGTTCACGCTGTGATAATTGTAATCGTTCTCCTCGTATTTTCTTAGAAAATATTCTGTAG
- the MTFMT|fmt gene encoding methionyl-tRNA formyltransferase (Modifies the free amino group of the aminoacyl moiety of methionyl-tRNA(fMet). The formyl group appears to play a dual role in the initiator identity of N-formylmethionyl-tRNA by: (I) promoting its recognition by IF2 and (II) impairing its binding to EFTu-GTP; Belongs to the Fmt family.; KEGG: abt:ABED_1490 methionyl-tRNA formyltransferase) yields MNNDTRIVFMGTPDFATGCLKKLVENRYNIVGVVTVADKPAGRGKKISQSSVKKYAQEHHLPILQPTNLKDENFLKELKELKADLQIVVAFRMLPEAVWKMPTLGTFNLHASLLPDYRGAAPINWAIINGDQKSGVTTFMIDEKIDTGEILLQKEVPISENMTAGALHDELLYTGAELILETVDGLIQKNIKPQPQPLHSTFKKAPKIFKNDCKINWNDTLENIHNFIRGLSPYPGAWTELNLNNETFSFKILQTEKILEDHSYKTGIILIDKKTFKIAVSGGFILINQGQIQGKKVQNSIDLINGTTNYNAITLKNC; encoded by the coding sequence ATGAACAACGATACGCGTATTGTTTTTATGGGAACACCTGATTTTGCAACAGGTTGTTTAAAAAAGTTAGTAGAGAACCGTTATAATATAGTAGGTGTTGTTACAGTGGCAGATAAACCTGCAGGGCGTGGAAAAAAGATTTCACAATCCTCCGTTAAAAAATATGCTCAAGAGCATCATCTACCCATTTTACAGCCAACTAACCTTAAAGATGAGAACTTTTTAAAGGAATTAAAAGAATTAAAAGCTGATTTACAAATAGTAGTGGCTTTTAGAATGCTTCCTGAAGCTGTTTGGAAAATGCCTACATTAGGTACATTCAATTTACACGCTTCTCTTTTACCTGATTATCGAGGTGCTGCTCCTATTAACTGGGCTATTATTAATGGAGATCAAAAATCAGGTGTAACAACCTTTATGATTGATGAGAAAATTGATACAGGTGAAATTTTATTACAAAAAGAAGTTCCGATCTCAGAAAACATGACAGCCGGAGCATTACATGATGAATTATTGTATACAGGAGCTGAATTAATATTGGAAACCGTTGATGGGCTTATTCAAAAAAATATTAAACCCCAACCCCAACCTTTGCATTCAACATTTAAAAAAGCACCTAAAATATTTAAAAATGACTGTAAAATAAACTGGAATGATACATTAGAAAACATTCATAACTTTATTAGAGGTCTTTCTCCATATCCTGGTGCATGGACGGAATTAAATTTAAATAATGAAACGTTTTCTTTCAAGATTTTACAAACTGAAAAAATACTTGAAGATCATTCTTATAAAACAGGTATTATTTTAATCGACAAAAAGACCTTTAAGATTGCTGTTAGTGGTGGTTTTATACTAATAAATCAAGGACAAATACAAGGCAAAAAAGTACAAAATTCTATCGATTTAATTAATGGAACAACAAATTATAATGCCATTACCTTAAAAAACTGTTAA
- a CDS encoding DNA-binding protein HU-1 (Histone-like DNA-binding protein which is capable of wrapping DNA to stabilize it, and thus to prevent its denaturation under extreme environmental conditions; Belongs to the bacterial histone-like protein family.) codes for MNKSELVDAMAADAGISKAAAKKALDSFTGSVTKALKKGDKVALVGFGTFSTTKRSAREGINPRTKEKIKIAAKTVAKFKPGSELAEAVK; via the coding sequence ATGAACAAGTCAGAATTAGTTGATGCAATGGCAGCTGACGCTGGGATTTCAAAAGCGGCAGCAAAAAAAGCTTTAGATTCATTTACAGGAAGTGTAACAAAAGCTTTAAAAAAAGGTGATAAAGTTGCTTTAGTAGGATTTGGAACTTTCTCTACAACAAAAAGAAGTGCGAGAGAGGGAATTAACCCAAGAACTAAGGAAAAAATTAAAATTGCTGCAAAAACTGTAGCTAAATTTAAGCCTGGTTCTGAATTAGCTGAAGCAGTTAAATAG
- a CDS encoding 50S ribosomal protein L31 type B (Belongs to the ribosomal protein L31P family. Type B subfamily.), with amino-acid sequence MKPGIHPENYRLVAFKDMSNDEVFITKSTANTKDTIEIEGVEYPLIKLEISNTSHPFYTGKVKLVDTAGRIDKFKKKYAKK; translated from the coding sequence ATGAAACCAGGAATACATCCAGAAAATTATAGATTAGTTGCATTCAAAGACATGAGTAATGATGAAGTTTTCATTACAAAATCTACAGCTAATACTAAAGATACTATCGAAATTGAAGGTGTTGAATATCCTTTAATCAAATTAGAAATCTCCAATACATCTCACCCTTTCTATACTGGAAAAGTGAAATTAGTAGATACTGCTGGTCGTATTGATAAATTCAAGAAAAAATACGCTAAAAAATAA
- the rfbA|rffH gene encoding glucose-1-phosphate thymidylyltransferase (KEGG: rba:RB4043 glucose-1-phosphate thymidylyltransferase), which produces MNYILFDGPERDHLLPLTFTRPVGELRTGILTIKEKWEIHLGLTCSYLTQEYLSKKYPMVDLEDNILINASFLPTEHLVEQIKNLKEKQALMLEDDIIALYTHPEEEIEIENFEVIEYNQELIHIERPFHLFSYNHQTLQDDFDLLTKGRQSQPISDTNRVINPENIFIEEGAEVEFSILNASTGPIYIGKNAKILEGCLVRGGLALCENSQLNMGAKIYGAVTIGPFSKIGGEVNNSVLTGYSSKGHEGYLGNAVLGEWCNLGADTNNSNLKNDYSEVKLWNYATNKFEKTGLQFCGLIMGDHSKCAINTQFNTGTVVGVCANIFEAGFPKNMIPSFTWGSSSEYRVTKAHSVAKKVMIRRNVEFNELDAQILEYVFEETAESRNLFIR; this is translated from the coding sequence ATGAATTACATATTATTTGATGGTCCTGAAAGAGATCATTTATTACCTCTTACTTTTACTAGACCTGTTGGAGAATTAAGAACGGGTATTTTAACCATTAAAGAAAAGTGGGAAATCCATTTAGGATTAACCTGTTCGTATCTTACTCAAGAATATTTGTCAAAAAAGTATCCTATGGTTGACTTAGAGGATAATATTTTAATCAATGCTTCTTTTTTACCTACAGAACACCTTGTAGAACAAATTAAAAATTTAAAGGAAAAACAAGCTTTAATGCTTGAAGATGATATTATTGCCTTATATACACATCCAGAAGAAGAAATAGAAATTGAAAACTTTGAAGTAATTGAATACAACCAAGAACTTATTCATATTGAAAGACCTTTTCATTTATTCTCTTACAATCATCAAACCTTACAAGATGACTTTGACCTTTTAACAAAAGGACGTCAATCTCAACCTATTTCGGATACTAACCGCGTTATTAACCCTGAAAATATATTTATAGAAGAAGGAGCTGAAGTAGAGTTTTCTATCCTAAATGCTTCTACTGGTCCCATTTACATCGGTAAAAATGCTAAAATATTAGAAGGATGTTTAGTCCGTGGAGGATTGGCTTTATGTGAAAATTCACAACTCAATATGGGAGCTAAAATATACGGAGCTGTTACAATTGGTCCTTTTAGCAAAATTGGTGGCGAAGTAAATAATTCTGTATTAACAGGGTATTCAAGTAAAGGTCATGAAGGTTATTTAGGAAATGCTGTATTAGGTGAATGGTGTAATTTAGGTGCTGATACCAATAACTCTAATTTAAAAAATGATTATAGCGAGGTAAAATTGTGGAACTATGCAACCAACAAATTTGAAAAAACAGGCTTACAATTTTGTGGGTTAATCATGGGAGACCACTCTAAATGTGCTATTAATACACAATTTAATACAGGAACTGTTGTAGGAGTTTGTGCTAATATTTTTGAAGCTGGTTTTCCTAAAAATATGATTCCTTCTTTTACTTGGGGAAGTTCGAGTGAATATAGAGTGACCAAAGCACATAGTGTAGCTAAAAAGGTAATGATTCGACGAAATGTTGAATTCAACGAACTGGATGCACAAATTTTAGAATATGTTTTTGAAGAAACAGCTGAATCTAGAAATCTATTTATACGATAA
- the rluD gene encoding 23S rRNA pseudouridine(1911/1915/1917) synthase (Responsible for synthesis of pseudouridine from uracil- 65 in transfer RNAs; In the C-terminal sectio; belongs to the pseudouridine synthase RluA family; To E.coli YqcC in the N-terminal section.; KEGG: fbr:FBFL15_1537 23S rRNA pseudouridine1911/1915/1917 synthase): protein MASTVQNLQVLYEDNHIIIINKRASDIVQGDKTGDTPLSDIVKDYLKKKHNKPGNVFLGTVHRLDRPTSGIVLFAKTSKALTRLNKMFQNHEIEKTYWAITSKNLSIKSKDTLIHFLRKNTKQNKSYVTTENAKGAKKAILHYQIIQKLERYQLFEIQLETGRHHQIRCQLASIECPIVGDLKYHYPRSNPDTSICLHSRRVQFTHPVSKENLTITAPISKENLWKFIDPLSE, encoded by the coding sequence ATGGCTTCAACAGTACAAAATTTACAAGTATTATACGAAGATAATCACATTATCATCATTAATAAAAGAGCTTCGGATATTGTTCAGGGAGATAAAACAGGCGATACACCCTTATCAGACATTGTAAAGGATTATCTAAAAAAAAAGCATAATAAACCTGGAAATGTATTTTTAGGAACCGTACATCGATTGGATCGCCCTACGAGTGGCATTGTTCTTTTTGCCAAAACCAGTAAAGCTTTAACTCGCTTAAATAAGATGTTTCAAAACCATGAAATTGAGAAAACGTATTGGGCTATTACTTCTAAAAACCTATCCATAAAGTCGAAAGATACTTTAATTCATTTTCTTCGTAAGAATACAAAACAAAACAAATCGTATGTTACTACAGAAAATGCAAAAGGTGCAAAAAAAGCTATTTTACATTACCAAATCATTCAAAAACTTGAAAGATACCAATTGTTTGAAATTCAATTAGAGACCGGTCGGCATCATCAAATACGTTGTCAATTAGCTTCTATTGAATGCCCTATTGTTGGCGATTTAAAATATCATTATCCAAGAAGTAATCCCGATACCAGTATCTGTTTGCATTCTAGAAGAGTACAATTTACACACCCTGTCAGTAAAGAAAATTTAACCATAACAGCTCCTATTTCAAAAGAAAATTTGTGGAAATTTATTGATCCATTAAGTGAATAA
- a CDS encoding thioredoxin-2 (Participates in various redox reactions through the reversible oxidation of its active center dithiol to a disulfide and catalyzes dithiol-disulfide exchange reactions. Belongs to the thioredoxin family; Contains 1 thioredoxin domain.), translated as MLNKLFQKSKKVKPLEVTDFNFNEIVLNSEVPVVIDFWASWCQPCHVMLSLISRLAKDYDGKVLVCKINIDQNPKLTQHFKIRSVPTLLFIDGQTIHNRITGLINYGEIIQHTETLIETIKNENE; from the coding sequence ATGCTTAATAAATTATTTCAAAAATCTAAAAAAGTAAAGCCTCTTGAAGTTACCGACTTCAACTTCAATGAAATTGTTCTCAATTCTGAAGTTCCTGTTGTCATTGATTTTTGGGCTTCTTGGTGTCAACCTTGCCATGTAATGCTTTCTTTAATTAGTCGTTTAGCAAAAGATTATGATGGAAAAGTATTAGTCTGTAAAATTAATATTGATCAAAATCCAAAATTGACACAACATTTTAAAATTCGTAGTGTCCCTACTCTACTCTTTATCGATGGTCAAACCATTCACAATCGAATTACAGGACTAATCAATTATGGAGAAATTATACAACACACTGAAACATTAATTGAAACCATAAAAAATGAAAATGAATAA
- the DPP4 gene encoding dipeptidyl-peptidase IV (Serine proteinase. Releases tripeptides from the free amino terminus of proteins. Has a requirement for Pro in the P1 position, but is inactivated by Pro in the P1' position (By similarity); Belongs to the peptidase S9B family.; KEGG: ccm:Ccan_17390 dipeptidyl-peptidase 4) has product MRRIFVLMALVVSTFSIAQKQELTLSDAVLGYYKGLYPENLNNIQFVEGKDQFVYTSSDYRNLIFKDYQGKEVKRIALHDLRKTFSDLRHIPQVSGVDADHIYFTEGGNQIAYNYESQTVEKIKVPANGENQDFNKKQQAVAYTLENNLYIANPTTQKIVVTQSTDPNIVSGQAIHRSEFGITKGTFWSPAGNYLAFYQKDESHVTDYPLVDISEYPAQLKNIKYPMAGNGSERAKVGLFNMKTQQTSYLNIDTSDEHYLTNLGWSPDEKYIFLAEVNRDQNHMWLNRYDVKTGKKVNTLFEEKHNKWVEPEYAPYFLPSSTTHFLWFSERDGFMNLYQYTTKGKLVKQLTDFNWEVQEILGFDKDAQHVFISGADENGLNRHTYKVNLKNQQATLLTKEKGTHRTILNDSGTYLIDDYSTLSIPRVVRLINTKTDKQTMLLQASNPLTNYAYGSTELLELKANDGTILEGRLIKPSDFDPSKKYPVLVYVYGGPHAQLVTNSWLGGASLWMQQFAEAHDYLVFTLDNRGSAHRGFEFENVIHRQLGTIEVEDQMKGVQYLKSLPYVDGSRLAVHGWSFGGFMTSSLMVREPGTFNVGVAGGPVTDWKYYEVMYGERYMDRPEENPEGYKKARLGEYLDHLEGKLLLIHGSVDDVVVPQHSMTLLKEAVDKGVQIDFFTYPMHPHNVRGKDRVHLMRKVLDYVVENNK; this is encoded by the coding sequence ATGAGAAGAATCTTTGTATTAATGGCTCTCGTAGTCAGTACGTTTTCGATTGCTCAAAAGCAAGAATTAACACTATCAGATGCCGTATTAGGATATTATAAAGGATTGTATCCAGAAAATTTAAATAACATACAATTTGTAGAAGGAAAAGACCAGTTTGTTTATACTTCTTCAGATTATCGAAATCTAATTTTTAAAGATTATCAAGGAAAAGAAGTTAAGAGAATAGCCCTTCATGATTTAAGAAAAACATTTTCAGATTTACGGCATATTCCTCAGGTTAGTGGAGTAGATGCTGATCATATCTATTTTACAGAAGGAGGAAATCAAATAGCGTATAATTATGAAAGTCAAACAGTAGAAAAGATTAAGGTTCCTGCCAATGGTGAGAATCAAGATTTTAATAAAAAACAGCAAGCGGTTGCTTATACTTTAGAAAACAATCTTTATATAGCTAACCCTACCACACAAAAAATAGTAGTTACTCAAAGTACAGATCCTAATATTGTTTCAGGACAAGCGATTCATCGTTCAGAATTTGGAATTACCAAAGGTACTTTTTGGTCTCCAGCAGGAAACTATTTAGCGTTTTATCAAAAAGATGAAAGTCATGTGACTGATTATCCATTAGTCGATATAAGCGAATATCCTGCACAATTAAAGAATATTAAGTATCCTATGGCAGGAAATGGTTCTGAAAGAGCAAAAGTGGGACTTTTCAATATGAAAACGCAACAAACATCCTATTTGAATATTGATACTTCTGATGAACATTATTTAACCAATTTAGGTTGGTCACCTGATGAGAAATATATCTTTTTAGCAGAAGTGAATCGTGATCAAAACCATATGTGGTTAAACCGTTATGATGTAAAGACAGGAAAGAAAGTCAATACATTGTTTGAAGAAAAACATAATAAATGGGTAGAACCTGAATATGCACCCTATTTTTTACCAAGCAGTACAACCCATTTCTTGTGGTTTAGTGAACGTGATGGTTTTATGAATTTATACCAGTATACTACAAAAGGTAAGTTAGTTAAACAACTAACTGATTTTAATTGGGAAGTTCAAGAAATACTAGGTTTTGATAAAGATGCTCAACATGTTTTTATTAGTGGAGCTGATGAAAATGGTTTAAATAGACATACTTATAAAGTTAATCTTAAAAATCAACAAGCAACGTTGTTAACAAAGGAAAAAGGAACACACAGAACAATACTAAATGATTCTGGGACTTATTTAATTGATGATTATTCAACGCTATCAATACCAAGAGTTGTGCGTTTGATTAATACAAAAACGGATAAGCAAACGATGTTGTTACAAGCATCCAACCCTTTGACAAACTATGCATATGGATCAACAGAGTTACTTGAATTAAAAGCAAATGATGGTACTATTTTAGAAGGAAGATTAATTAAACCATCTGATTTTGATCCTTCAAAGAAATATCCTGTATTGGTATATGTATATGGTGGTCCACATGCTCAATTGGTAACCAATAGCTGGTTAGGAGGTGCTTCTTTATGGATGCAGCAATTTGCCGAAGCTCATGATTATTTAGTTTTTACATTAGATAACAGAGGTTCTGCTCACCGTGGATTTGAGTTTGAAAATGTGATTCATCGTCAATTAGGAACAATTGAAGTAGAAGATCAGATGAAAGGTGTACAATATTTAAAATCATTGCCTTATGTAGACGGGAGTCGTTTAGCCGTTCATGGTTGGAGCTTTGGTGGTTTTATGACTTCATCTTTAATGGTAAGAGAACCGGGCACATTTAATGTTGGGGTAGCAGGAGGTCCTGTAACCGATTGGAAATATTATGAAGTGATGTATGGAGAACGTTATATGGATCGTCCGGAAGAAAATCCTGAAGGTTATAAAAAAGCTCGTTTAGGAGAATATTTAGATCATTTAGAAGGTAAATTGTTATTGATTCATGGTAGTGTAGATGATGTGGTAGTGCCTCAACATAGTATGACACTTTTGAAAGAAGCGGTTGATAAAGGTGTTCAAATTGACTTTTTTACGTATCCAATGCATCCTCATAATGTTCGAGGAAAAGATCGTGTACACCTTATGCGAAAGGTTTTGGATTATGTCGTAGAGAATAATAAATAA